A segment of the Conexibacter woesei Iso977N genome:
CCCGGCGCCACGCCGTGCAGGACGCCGAGCGCCCCGTCGGTCAGCCCGAGCGTCAGGAAGAACACCGCGGCGCCCGCCGCGTGCTGCTTGACCAGCCCCTCGCGCCCGAGCACCCCGAACGTCAGCCGCCGGTTGGCGGCCGTGTTGGCGACGGCGGTCAGCGCGAGCGCCACTGCGTTGGCGACGCCCGCGCCGATCCCGCCCTCCCGCATCAAGATGAACAACAACGCGTAGGCCACCGTGGACGCGACGCCGACCGCCGCGAAGCGCGCGACCGGCGTCGCGAACGCCAGCCGCGCCACGCCGCGCAGGTCGTCGACCGCGGTCCGGACGATGTCCACGCGCGAGTCCGGGTCGTCGACCCAGTCGACCGGCACCTCGTGGGTCCGCAGCCCGCCGCGCTGAGCCAACACCAACAACTCGGTGTCGAAGAACCAGCCGTCGTCGCGGATCTGCGGCAGCAGCAGCGCCGCGGCCTCGCTCGTGACGGCCTTGAACCCGCACTGGGCGTCGGTGAAGTTCACCCGCAGCGACGCCTTCAAGATCTTGTTGTAGGACCGCGAGATGAGCTCGCGCTTGGGCCCGCGCGTCACGTGCGCGCCGCGCGCCAGGCGCGAGCCGATCGCCACGTCGCTGTGGCCGCTGAGCAGCGGCGCGACCAGCGGCAGCAGCGCGCGCAGGTCGGTCGAGAGGTCGACGTCCATGTAGGACACGATGCGCGCGCCGCTGTGCGACCACGCCTCCCGCAGCGCCAGCCCGCGGCCCTTGCGCTCCAGGCGCAGGTGCCGGACCTCGGGCAGCTCGCGCGCCAGGTCGGCGGCGATGAACGGCGTGCCGTCGGTGCTCGCGTTGTCGGCGATCGTGATCGACCACGTGAACGGGAAGCCGTCGCTGAGGAACGCGTGCAGCCGGCGGATGCTGGGCTCCAGCGCGAGCTGCTCGTTGTAGACGGGGACGACGACTTCGACGTCGGGGCGCACAGCGGGGGCGGGGAAGCGGGGACGGGTCGACGGCATGGGAAGGAAGATCGACCCGCGTCGTGGGAGC
Coding sequences within it:
- a CDS encoding bifunctional glycosyltransferase family 2/GtrA family protein, with amino-acid sequence MPSTRPRFPAPAVRPDVEVVVPVYNEQLALEPSIRRLHAFLSDGFPFTWSITIADNASTDGTPFIAADLARELPEVRHLRLERKGRGLALREAWSHSGARIVSYMDVDLSTDLRALLPLVAPLLSGHSDVAIGSRLARGAHVTRGPKRELISRSYNKILKASLRVNFTDAQCGFKAVTSEAAALLLPQIRDDGWFFDTELLVLAQRGGLRTHEVPVDWVDDPDSRVDIVRTAVDDLRGVARLAFATPVARFAAVGVASTVAYALLFILMREGGIGAGVANAVALALTAVANTAANRRLTFGVLGREGLVKQHAAGAAVFFLTLGLTDGALGVLHGVAPGASRGVELAVLVGASLVATITRYVALRTWVFAGARRGAVARRSAAGDGAAPAESASPVAFAETRS